From Nitrospirae bacterium CG2_30_53_67:
TCATGAAGTTTGCGGGCAAGGCCTTTGTCGGGGACAAGAAGGGGGCGGAAGCGGAGCTGACCGCCACCATTGTGGACCGATAAGGCAAGGATGATGAGCATAGACAAGACATCCATGATTCATCCCAAGGCAGAGATCGCAGAGGATGCGGAGATCGGGCCCTTCTGTACGATCGGGGAACATGTGAAGATCGGCAGAGGGGTCAGGATAAAATCCCATGTGAGTATTCAAGGGTGGACTGAGATCGGGGATGAGTGCGTCTTCTTTCCCTTCTCCTCCATTGGGGAGCCCCCGCAGGACCTCAAGTTCAAGGGGGAGGCGTCCCGCCTCATCATCGGGCGGGAGAACGTCTTCCGAGAGTTTATCACCTTGAATCGTGGGACCGAGCACGGCGGCGGGGAGACCGTGATCGGGGATCATAACTTTTTCATGGCCTATTGCCACGTGGCGCACGACTGCAGGATCGGCAACCATGTGGTCATGGCCAATGCCGCGACCCTGGCGGGTCATATCACGATCGAGGATCATGCCATCATCGGCGGGCTTTCGGCCATTCACCAATTCGTGCGCGTGGGAAGGCATGCCATCATCGGCGGCGCCTCGGCCGTACCCAAGGATGTCCCCCCATTCTGCAATGTGACAGGGAATCGGGCCGAACTGCACGGCCTTAATACCGTTGGACTCAAGCGGAATAACTTTTCCGAGGAAACAGTCCGGGAGCTCAAGAACGCCTACCGCATTCTTTTCCGCTCCGACCTCCTGCTCCAGGATGCCATAGCACGGGTTTCTGAGGAGGCGGCGGATATCCCGGAGGTTCGGGAACTCCTGGATTTCCTGCGGGAGTCCAAGCGGGGGATCTGCAGATGAAAGATTACAAGCCCATGGATCTGAAAAAGGTCAAGACCTATCCGATCAAGAAACGCAAAAACAAGGTCGGTATCCATGACTTTGCGCGTGTCAGCCGCAAGGGAGAGGGGTTCTCAAAGTTCATTTCTTCCCTGCCGGATATCCTGGCGGCCAGAGATTTTCGAGAGGTGGCGGACGCCGTGGTCCATGCCCGTGAACAGGGGCGGCCGGTGGTGATGGCCATGGGCGCGCACGTGATCAAGTGCGGCCTCTCCCCGGTGATCATCCACCTGATCCGAAAAGACGTGGTTACGGCCGTGGCCATGAACGGGGCGGGGAGCATCCACGACTACGAGATCGCACTCATCGGCGGGAGTTCCGAGGACGTTGAGGAGGAGATCCGGACCGGGAGGTTCGGGATGGTTGACGAGACCGGAAGGGACATTATGGACGCCCTGTCTCTGGGGGTTCCCAGAGGGTGGGGGTATGGAGAGTCCCTGGGCCGGTATATTCTTTCGAAGAAGCCTCCCCATCATCAGTACAGTATCCTGTCTGCATCGGCGAAAAAGAAGATTCCGGCAACCGTGCATGCGGCCCTGGGCGCCGATATCATCCACATGCACCCGGCCATGGACGGCGCGCTCATGGGGCAGGCCTCCTTCACGGATTTCAGACTCCTCTGCTCGGTGGTGGCGGACCTGGGGCGGGGCGGGGTCTGGATGAATATCGGGTCCGCCGTGATTCTCCCTGAGGTTTTTCTCAAGGCCCTCAGCGTGGCCCGAAACCTCGGTCACGATGTTTCTGACTTTGTGACCGTGAATCTCGACATGATTCAGCACTACCGGCCCAGGGAGAACGTGGTCCGCCGTCCCACTCGTCAGGGCGGGAGGGGATACGCCCTGACCGGGCACCATGAGATCATGATCCCCCTCCTGGCCAGGGCCATACTGGAGAAACTCGAATCATCTCCAAAAGAGTGATTGAAAACATAAGGGTTACGCTGCGCGTGCCCCGCTTTTCTCTATTTTTTCAGGGCATCTTGGGGTCAAGGGGTCAAGGATTCCAGGGGCCAAGTGAAGTGCTTTTCAAGACTTAAGGGTCCGAGGGTCCAAGGATTCAAGGGGTCGAGTGAACCCCGTTAGAGGTTGTCCTCTAACGGGGTGAAGTGCTAAAAAACATCAGGGGTCAAGGGTTACGCTGCGCGTGTCCAGCTTTTCTATATACTTGCCGTCTGCGACGGCTATTATACTGAGGAATCTTGGGATCCAGTGTTTTTCTCTGAAGATTTTTCTTTTATTTAAGTATTTCACTTGACCCCTTGAACCCTGGAATCCTCGAACCCTTTTTACCCACTAAATGGGAGAAGAACCAATTTTTAATACAGTTTATTGCGGTATGAAAAATATACAAGATAGGACGGTACTAACATGACCAGGGATGAGATACGGGAAATCCTTTCAAAGGTCAAAGGCCGGAAGATCCTCGTGGTCGGGGACGTGATGGTGGACGAGTATATCTGGGGGAAGATCGAACGGATTTCCCCGGAGGCCCCGATCCAGGTGGTGGATGTCCAGTCCGAGAATGCCGTCATGGGAGGGGCCGCGAATGTGGTCTCCAACCTGACCGGCCTGGGGGCCAGGGTCTATCCTGTCGGGGTCGTGGGCCGGGATCAGAAAGGGACCTTCCTGAAGGAGCGTCTTCAGGAGCAAGGGGTCCGGATCCAGGGCTTGGTCACGGACCCGGGCCGTCCCACCTCCACCAAGACCAGGATCATGGGACAGAACCAGCAGCTTTTGCGAATAGACCGAGAGTATAAAACCCCGGTGAGCAGGGCCTCGGAGTCCCGTCTCCTGCATTATATCTACAGGCAGGTTCAGGACTGCGATGCCGTGATCCTCTCGGATTACGGGAAGGGGGTGTTGACCCCTGGGGTTCTCGCAGGGACGATCCATGCGGCGAAAAAGGCGAAAAAGATAGTTATTGCGGATCCCAAGGGACACGATTTCAGCCGTTACCGCGGGGTCACCTGTCTGACCCCCAACCGCAAGGAGGCCGAGGAGGCCTGCGGCCGGCCCGTGCAAAGCCGAAGAGATATGCTCAATGCCGCAAGGCATTTGCAGCGAATCTTGAAGAGCCGGGCCTGCCTGATCACGCTGGGCAAGGACGGGATGGCCCTTCTCAACAGGAAAGACTTCACCGTCATTCCCACGGTCGCCAGGGAGGTCTATGATGTCTCAGGGGCAGGCGACACCGTGATTG
This genomic window contains:
- a CDS encoding acyl-[acyl-carrier-protein]--UDP-N-acetylglucosamine O-acyltransferase, which encodes MSIDKTSMIHPKAEIAEDAEIGPFCTIGEHVKIGRGVRIKSHVSIQGWTEIGDECVFFPFSSIGEPPQDLKFKGEASRLIIGRENVFREFITLNRGTEHGGGETVIGDHNFFMAYCHVAHDCRIGNHVVMANAATLAGHITIEDHAIIGGLSAIHQFVRVGRHAIIGGASAVPKDVPPFCNVTGNRAELHGLNTVGLKRNNFSEETVRELKNAYRILFRSDLLLQDAIARVSEEAADIPEVRELLDFLRESKRGICR
- a CDS encoding bifunctional heptose 7-phosphate kinase/heptose 1-phosphate adenyltransferase, translating into MTRDEIREILSKVKGRKILVVGDVMVDEYIWGKIERISPEAPIQVVDVQSENAVMGGAANVVSNLTGLGARVYPVGVVGRDQKGTFLKERLQEQGVRIQGLVTDPGRPTSTKTRIMGQNQQLLRIDREYKTPVSRASESRLLHYIYRQVQDCDAVILSDYGKGVLTPGVLAGTIHAAKKAKKIVIADPKGHDFSRYRGVTCLTPNRKEAEEACGRPVQSRRDMLNAARHLQRILKSRACLITLGKDGMALLNRKDFTVIPTVAREVYDVSGAGDTVIAVLTLVASAGYDLETAAALANTAAGIVVGKVGTARAAPQEILDYDRDTLDTSARKIFMLQELKDQIRSIRKQGRKVVFTNGCFDLLHVGHIRYLQEARRLGDCLVVGLNSDGSVRRLKGKRRPLISQEERAHILSALDCVDYLVIFDELTPLNLLRKLKPDILVKGGDYKKSEVVGADLVESYGGRVALIPVVKGKSTSDIVERIVERYGKGV